From a region of the bacterium HR17 genome:
- the ilvH gene encoding Putative acetolactate synthase small subunit, whose amino-acid sequence MPSENGRRNGYRMHTLSVLVENRPGVLARIAGLFARRGFNIDSLAVNITDDPQTSRMTIVVAGDDDTIEQITKQLNKLIDVIKVHDHTGEAVVERELALIKVNCELEQRTHIIQLVEIFRASIVDVGADTMTIEITGDSDKIDALVELLRPFGIRELVRTGKIILERGSKSL is encoded by the coding sequence ATGCCGTCTGAAAATGGGCGACGCAATGGCTATCGGATGCACACCTTATCCGTGCTGGTGGAGAACCGACCAGGCGTCTTGGCGCGCATCGCCGGGCTGTTCGCTCGGCGCGGGTTCAACATTGATAGCCTCGCCGTTAACATCACCGACGACCCGCAAACTTCGCGCATGACCATCGTCGTCGCCGGCGACGACGACACCATTGAGCAAATCACGAAGCAACTCAACAAACTGATTGATGTCATTAAAGTCCACGACCACACGGGCGAAGCCGTCGTGGAACGCGAGCTGGCGCTCATCAAGGTCAACTGCGAATTGGAGCAGCGCACGCACATCATCCAGTTGGTGGAAATTTTTCGGGCGTCCATCGTAGATGTGGGTGCCGACACAATGACCATTGAGATCACGGGCGACTCTGACAAAATTGACGCGCTGGTGGAGTTGTTGCGCCCCTTCGGGATCCGCGAGTTGGTGCGCACCGGCAAGATCATCTTGGAGCGTGGCAGCAAAAGTCTATGA
- the hppA gene encoding K(+)-insensitive pyrophosphate-energized proton pump translates to MATQRVSRLKRCFWGGVLAGTSNAFAAAEAVQLPPFTGHDIAVLVAVLAVALVAVGYGVHLIRRVLAEPEGPETMQRVARAVRDGAFAYLRQQFRLMRFFVLLLAFALLVVYSQVPEYGPALAAGTAIAFLMGVAASYGAGFVGMWMAVNGNVRVAYAALRSFRDALRIAFQAGAVSGMATVALGLLGATLIFLAFREKAMFVLVGFGFGGCLAALFMRVGGGIYTKAADVGADLVGKVEAGIPEDDPRNPATIADNVGDNVGDCAGMAADVFESYEVTLVAAILLGYGAMASVGKEHVMQLILYPLLVRGVGVIASIFGISAVKAKDEERIDPMRPINVGFWTAAALSVLGFWLVSYFYLGNMADWWKYALACTIGIALTQGIGWLTQYFTGTEYRPVKDIAHSSKTGTATMILEGFSVGLESSVWAIVAIALTIFLSILLFPGDFALSAYAVALSGLGLLATTGFVLAMDTYGPISDNANGIFEMSGALRDAEAKGNERAARIVAQLDAVGNTVKALTKGFAIATAVIAAVSLFRSFTEATGLVRAGGQGIGIRIDQPEVFIGILLGAAVPFLFSAFAIRAVSRAAFQLVEEVRRQFRTIPGILEGKATPDYSRAVAISTAAAQRELLSPGILAIASPILVGFALGFMDPKMGAAALGGFLGGAIVSGQLLAVLMANSGGAWDNAKKLIEAGLFGGKGTEFHKSAVICDTVGDPFKDTAGPALNPLIKVMNLVGILIAPILVQPIDALVRLLISAVLVAALAGAVAWSKRTAVLEVAEPLPASEPKV, encoded by the coding sequence ATGGCAACGCAGCGGGTAAGCCGTCTCAAACGGTGCTTTTGGGGTGGGGTTCTGGCAGGAACATCTAACGCGTTTGCTGCGGCAGAAGCCGTCCAATTGCCACCGTTTACCGGTCACGACATCGCCGTGCTGGTCGCTGTCTTGGCGGTGGCGCTTGTCGCCGTCGGCTACGGCGTTCACCTTATCCGTCGCGTCTTAGCAGAGCCTGAAGGTCCCGAAACGATGCAACGAGTCGCTCGTGCCGTCCGAGACGGCGCGTTCGCTTATTTGCGCCAGCAGTTTCGGTTGATGCGGTTTTTCGTGTTGTTGCTGGCGTTCGCTTTGCTCGTCGTTTACTCGCAAGTGCCCGAATACGGTCCGGCACTGGCAGCCGGCACAGCCATTGCGTTTTTGATGGGCGTCGCGGCGTCTTACGGGGCAGGGTTTGTCGGTATGTGGATGGCGGTTAACGGCAATGTGCGGGTCGCTTACGCGGCGCTCCGCAGTTTCCGTGACGCCCTGCGCATCGCCTTCCAAGCGGGTGCCGTTTCCGGCATGGCAACGGTTGCCCTCGGTTTGTTGGGCGCGACGCTGATTTTCCTCGCCTTCCGCGAAAAGGCGATGTTCGTGCTGGTCGGGTTCGGGTTTGGTGGGTGTTTGGCGGCGCTGTTCATGCGCGTCGGCGGCGGCATTTACACGAAAGCCGCTGATGTCGGTGCCGACTTGGTCGGCAAAGTGGAAGCGGGCATTCCCGAAGATGACCCCCGTAACCCTGCGACCATCGCCGACAATGTCGGTGACAATGTGGGCGATTGCGCCGGCATGGCTGCCGATGTGTTTGAGAGTTATGAAGTCACTTTGGTCGCCGCCATCTTGCTCGGCTACGGCGCGATGGCGTCCGTCGGTAAAGAGCATGTCATGCAACTCATCCTCTACCCGTTGTTGGTGCGAGGCGTCGGCGTGATCGCGTCCATCTTCGGCATCTCGGCGGTGAAGGCAAAAGACGAGGAGCGGATTGACCCGATGCGCCCCATCAATGTCGGCTTCTGGACAGCGGCGGCGCTTTCGGTTCTCGGTTTCTGGCTTGTCAGTTACTTTTACCTCGGCAATATGGCGGATTGGTGGAAATACGCTTTGGCTTGCACCATCGGCATCGCCCTGACGCAAGGCATCGGTTGGCTGACCCAATACTTCACGGGCACTGAATACCGACCCGTCAAAGACATCGCCCACAGTTCCAAAACGGGCACGGCAACGATGATTTTGGAAGGCTTCTCCGTCGGTCTGGAAAGCAGCGTCTGGGCGATCGTCGCCATCGCTTTGACCATCTTTCTGTCCATCCTGCTATTTCCTGGCGACTTTGCGTTGTCGGCATACGCCGTGGCGCTGTCAGGATTGGGCTTACTGGCGACGACAGGCTTTGTGCTGGCGATGGACACCTACGGTCCCATCAGCGACAACGCCAACGGCATTTTTGAGATGTCTGGTGCGTTGCGCGATGCGGAAGCGAAGGGCAACGAACGGGCAGCGCGCATCGTCGCTCAACTGGACGCCGTCGGCAACACTGTCAAGGCGCTGACGAAAGGTTTCGCCATTGCGACAGCGGTCATCGCTGCCGTTTCACTGTTCCGCTCCTTTACGGAAGCGACGGGATTGGTGCGGGCAGGAGGGCAGGGAATAGGCATTCGCATTGACCAACCCGAAGTCTTTATCGGCATCTTGCTCGGTGCGGCGGTGCCCTTCCTCTTCAGCGCCTTTGCCATCCGCGCCGTCAGCCGCGCAGCGTTCCAGTTGGTGGAAGAAGTGCGCCGACAATTCCGCACTATTCCCGGCATTTTGGAGGGCAAAGCGACACCCGATTACTCCCGTGCCGTCGCTATCAGCACTGCCGCCGCCCAGCGGGAGTTACTGTCGCCGGGTATCTTAGCCATCGCTTCCCCCATTTTGGTCGGGTTCGCCTTAGGCTTCATGGACCCCAAAATGGGGGCAGCAGCGTTGGGGGGTTTCCTTGGGGGTGCCATCGTATCGGGGCAGTTGTTAGCTGTGTTGATGGCGAACAGCGGCGGCGCATGGGACAACGCGAAGAAGTTGATTGAAGCCGGACTGTTTGGTGGCAAGGGCACTGAGTTTCACAAGAGCGCCGTCATTTGCGACACCGTCGGTGACCCCTTCAAGGACACGGCTGGACCCGCGCTCAACCCGCTCATCAAGGTCATGAACCTTGTCGGCATTTTGATTGCGCCCATCCTTGTCCAGCCGATAGACGCCCTCGTGCGGCTTTTAATCAGCGCCGTCTTGGTAGCGGCGTTAGCAGGCGCGGTGGCGTGGAGCAAACGCACCGCCGTCTTAGAAGTCGCTGAACCCCTTCCCGCAAGCGAACCTAAGGTCTGA
- the spxA gene encoding Regulatory protein Spx, whose translation MIGHRPVTEFVSRTSPLWRQWRANPDAIDLNEAVRLLTQHPQWLRRPVVVAPAGVVVGYDEAALKAIARQRS comes from the coding sequence ATGATAGGTCACCGTCCCGTCACCGAATTCGTGAGTCGCACCAGCCCGCTGTGGCGACAATGGCGGGCAAACCCAGACGCCATTGACCTCAACGAAGCGGTGCGGTTGTTGACCCAACACCCGCAATGGCTGCGTCGTCCCGTCGTGGTCGCTCCGGCAGGGGTCGTCGTGGGCTACGATGAAGCGGCGCTGAAAGCGATCGCAAGACAGCGCTCATAG